The Sphingomonas telluris genome includes a window with the following:
- a CDS encoding type IV secretion system protein VirB3: protein MRAPLFRALTRPQMFAGVTFNFFVINAALTTEIFLLTRSFLALPAALIIHAVGYFLCLREPRIFDLWLTKVSRCPRVSNWKRWGCNSYSP, encoded by the coding sequence GTGCGCGCGCCGCTCTTTCGCGCCTTGACCCGCCCCCAGATGTTCGCGGGGGTCACGTTCAACTTCTTCGTGATCAACGCTGCGCTCACGACGGAGATTTTCCTGCTTACGCGGTCGTTCCTGGCGCTTCCGGCGGCGCTGATCATTCACGCCGTCGGTTATTTCCTGTGCCTTCGCGAACCGCGCATTTTCGACTTGTGGCTGACCAAGGTCAGCCGCTGCCCCCGAGTTTCCAACTGGAAGCGCTGGGGCTGCAACAGCTATTCGCCTTGA
- a CDS encoding TrbC/VirB2 family protein, translating to MKKFTVAAAIAAASAHGTAFAQSNPQGSGPIVSALGWLQGTLLGTVATSVAVMAVAMVGFMMLTGRLNWRFGATVIIGCFILFGSAAIVAGIQSTATVSG from the coding sequence ATGAAAAAGTTCACCGTAGCAGCGGCGATCGCTGCTGCTTCCGCGCATGGCACCGCCTTCGCGCAATCCAATCCGCAGGGCTCCGGCCCGATCGTTTCCGCCCTCGGGTGGCTGCAGGGCACCTTGCTCGGCACGGTCGCCACTTCGGTCGCGGTCATGGCCGTTGCCATGGTCGGCTTCATGATGCTGACGGGGCGCCTCAATTGGCGCTTCGGAGCGACGGTGATCATCGGCTGCTTCATCCTGTTCGGATCGGCAGCAATCGTGGCGGGCATTCAGTCAACCGCGACGGTCTCAGGCTAG
- a CDS encoding lytic transglycosylase domain-containing protein, with protein MKLAALLALAGGLAWAGVAQADVLEIGANGSVKVLGDQPGAAWSSPDEPVEAADGEVPSAAMTVVDEPLSDGAYAKALDQVSKAYDISPRLLEALVWQESRWNQGAVSRTGAIGLAQLMPGTARELGVNPHDPLQNLTGGARYLRQQLNRFNGDVEKALAAYNAGPGRVMTAGGIPSIPETQAYVRNIVARLASTVGNQGKGQ; from the coding sequence ATGAAGCTGGCGGCCCTTCTCGCGCTGGCGGGTGGGTTGGCTTGGGCTGGTGTGGCGCAAGCCGACGTGCTCGAGATCGGCGCCAACGGATCGGTCAAGGTGCTGGGCGACCAGCCTGGTGCGGCCTGGTCCTCTCCCGACGAACCGGTCGAAGCGGCGGATGGCGAAGTGCCTTCCGCCGCCATGACCGTTGTCGACGAGCCGCTCAGCGACGGTGCCTACGCCAAGGCGCTCGACCAGGTCTCGAAGGCTTACGACATCAGTCCGAGGCTGCTCGAAGCCCTGGTCTGGCAGGAAAGCCGTTGGAATCAGGGAGCAGTCTCGCGGACGGGCGCCATCGGTTTGGCGCAATTGATGCCCGGAACGGCGCGGGAGCTTGGCGTCAATCCACATGACCCGTTACAGAATCTCACGGGGGGTGCGAGATACCTTCGCCAGCAACTGAACCGCTTCAACGGGGACGTTGAGAAGGCTCTCGCTGCCTATAACGCCGGTCCGGGGCGGGTTATGACGGCTGGGGGGATTCCGTCGATTCCTGAAACGCAGGCCTACGTGCGCAACATCGTTGCGCGCCTTGCATCAACCGTTGGCAATCAAGGAAAAGGCCAATGA
- a CDS encoding DUF1996 domain-containing protein, whose product MTTGSILGAAAIASNFTVSSALQPTWGTGEIPVSNAPDNVGAFRFICGAGQLAYDDPIVYPGQAGKSHLHQFYGNTTANANSTFTSLRGAGDSTCNNNNGAAANRSAYWMPAMLDGKGNVVQPDYVQVYYKAVPAGSADCQKYAAGKCVAIPNGLRFIFGYDMINMKAGTYPGHFQCEGAGSTTKVTYSITEQKGLCAVGSKLVAMIDTPKCWDGKNLDTPDHRSHLSDMVNQQCPATHPYLIPQFTLGVHYNVAAGDDLSLWSLSSDAMHPDMPKGSTFHADYFEAWDEGVKKMWQDNCINRLLNCSGGDLGNGKQLKGASQPAYGWTNPKHLVAISSIPKA is encoded by the coding sequence GTGACAACGGGTTCGATCTTGGGTGCGGCGGCCATTGCGTCGAACTTCACTGTTAGCTCGGCGCTGCAGCCAACTTGGGGAACGGGTGAAATTCCGGTTTCCAACGCGCCAGACAATGTCGGCGCGTTCCGCTTCATCTGCGGTGCCGGCCAGCTCGCGTATGACGATCCCATCGTCTACCCGGGCCAGGCGGGCAAGTCGCACCTGCACCAGTTCTACGGAAACACCACCGCCAACGCGAATTCAACGTTCACGAGCCTTCGGGGCGCGGGCGATTCCACCTGCAACAACAATAACGGTGCGGCCGCGAACCGCTCCGCGTACTGGATGCCTGCGATGCTCGACGGCAAGGGCAACGTGGTCCAGCCGGACTACGTCCAGGTCTACTACAAGGCGGTCCCTGCGGGCTCCGCCGACTGCCAGAAATATGCTGCTGGCAAGTGCGTCGCGATCCCGAACGGGCTGCGGTTCATCTTCGGCTACGACATGATCAACATGAAGGCCGGCACCTACCCAGGGCACTTCCAGTGTGAAGGCGCGGGGTCGACGACGAAGGTGACTTACAGCATCACCGAGCAGAAGGGTCTTTGCGCCGTCGGCTCGAAGCTCGTCGCGATGATCGACACGCCGAAGTGCTGGGACGGTAAGAATCTCGATACGCCGGATCACCGCAGTCACCTGTCGGACATGGTCAATCAACAGTGCCCTGCGACGCATCCGTACCTGATCCCGCAGTTCACGCTCGGTGTGCACTACAACGTCGCCGCCGGGGACGACTTGAGCCTTTGGTCCCTGTCTTCGGACGCCATGCATCCGGATATGCCCAAGGGCTCGACCTTCCACGCGGACTATTTCGAAGCGTGGGACGAGGGCGTGAAAAAGATGTGGCAGGACAATTGCATCAACAGGCTGCTGAACTGCTCAGGCGGCGACTTGGGCAATGGCAAGCAACTCAAGGGCGCGAGCCAGCCGGCCTATGGCTGGACGAACCCGAAGCACCTCGTGGCCATATCATCGATACCAAAGGCATAA
- a CDS encoding TonB-dependent receptor plug domain-containing protein gives MQAAPPPEPPQVPIIVTARALPDPAADRAYAVDRIDQRRLTNSPSTQLDQILKDVPGLQLFRRSDARSGHPTSQGVTLRALGGNASSRALLILDGVPQTDPFGGWVNWPAYDPASLAEVRVIRGGGSVANGPGALAGTIEMRSRLQDIVAADAWAGSRQSLEGRVFAGVPVGGGTLGLSGRAARGDGYTLVTEGTRGPADRPAPYKEASLRAYWAVPVTSDVDLQLSGLGFIDRRDRGVDFTENHTDGADGSIRLVGHGRWQWSATGYYQWRELESSFASVSAGRATATRVSLQDSVPSHAIGGSFEVRPPLGGGIELRLGGDVRSSEGESRELYSYVAGEPTRRRRAGGDSVTAGLFGEATADLGRLTLSGGARIDRWTISDGKLVEWVIATGAPLRDDQYPNRSGWRPTARGGGVLDVGGGFSLRSAAYLGWRLPTLNELFRPFRAGSDATAANALLDPERLRGAEAGVRFDRSGVTLSATAFANRLSDAIANVTLGEGPGTFPGVGFVGPGGTYRQRQNLDAVRVRGIEASAEIRHGSLSANLGASFTDAEVEGSGPAAELDGLRPAQTPKVALTAGFAWENRGRALSFVVRHVGSQFEDDLNEDKLKPATTLDAFAAWPITRQLQLVARGENLFNELIEAGIGGDGSIERATPRTLWVGLRFNSGR, from the coding sequence ATGCAGGCCGCACCGCCGCCGGAACCGCCTCAGGTTCCGATCATCGTCACGGCGCGCGCCCTGCCTGACCCCGCGGCGGATCGCGCTTACGCGGTGGATAGGATCGACCAGCGTCGGCTGACCAACTCCCCAAGCACGCAGCTGGACCAGATCTTGAAGGACGTGCCGGGTCTGCAGCTCTTCCGTCGCTCCGACGCGCGCAGTGGCCATCCGACGAGCCAGGGCGTTACGCTTCGTGCGCTCGGAGGCAATGCATCGAGCCGTGCCCTGCTGATCCTCGATGGAGTTCCCCAGACCGACCCATTCGGTGGCTGGGTCAATTGGCCCGCGTACGATCCGGCAAGCCTGGCGGAGGTTCGCGTCATTCGCGGCGGGGGAAGCGTGGCCAACGGTCCCGGCGCCCTGGCCGGAACGATCGAGATGCGCAGCCGCCTTCAGGATATCGTTGCAGCTGACGCCTGGGCCGGCAGCCGGCAATCGCTGGAAGGCCGGGTCTTTGCGGGTGTCCCGGTGGGCGGCGGGACCCTCGGCCTGTCCGGACGCGCAGCTCGGGGCGACGGCTACACGCTTGTTACCGAGGGCACACGAGGCCCTGCCGACCGGCCGGCGCCGTACAAGGAGGCGAGCCTTCGCGCCTACTGGGCAGTGCCCGTGACGTCCGACGTCGACCTTCAGCTGAGCGGCCTCGGTTTCATCGACCGGCGCGACCGTGGTGTCGACTTCACGGAGAACCACACCGACGGAGCGGACGGCTCAATTCGGCTCGTGGGGCACGGTCGATGGCAGTGGTCGGCAACCGGCTATTATCAGTGGCGGGAGCTGGAAAGCAGCTTCGCGAGCGTCAGCGCCGGTAGGGCCACGGCCACGCGCGTGTCGCTTCAGGACTCAGTTCCGTCGCACGCCATCGGCGGGAGCTTCGAAGTCAGGCCGCCGCTGGGTGGCGGGATCGAATTGCGGCTGGGTGGCGACGTCCGCAGCTCGGAGGGGGAGTCCCGCGAGCTGTACAGTTACGTCGCCGGCGAACCGACGCGACGGCGGCGCGCGGGCGGGGACAGCGTCACCGCCGGATTGTTCGGCGAAGCGACTGCCGACCTCGGGCGGTTGACCTTGAGCGGCGGCGCGCGGATCGATCGCTGGACCATCTCCGACGGCAAGCTCGTCGAATGGGTCATCGCTACCGGCGCGCCCTTGAGAGACGACCAATATCCGAACCGCTCCGGGTGGCGACCCACTGCGCGAGGCGGCGGGGTGCTCGACGTTGGTGGCGGGTTCAGCCTGCGGTCAGCGGCCTATCTCGGCTGGCGGCTGCCCACCCTTAACGAGTTGTTTCGCCCCTTCCGGGCGGGCTCGGACGCGACGGCGGCAAACGCGTTGCTCGATCCTGAGCGCCTGCGTGGCGCGGAAGCGGGGGTGCGCTTCGACCGGTCGGGCGTGACGCTCTCCGCCACGGCCTTCGCCAATCGCCTCTCCGATGCCATCGCCAACGTGACGCTTGGCGAGGGTCCGGGCACGTTCCCCGGCGTGGGCTTCGTCGGACCAGGCGGGACGTACCGCCAGCGGCAGAATCTCGACGCCGTTCGCGTGCGGGGGATCGAGGCGTCGGCGGAGATCCGGCACGGGTCGCTTTCCGCAAACCTGGGAGCCAGCTTCACCGACGCCGAGGTTGAAGGCAGCGGCCCCGCCGCGGAGCTCGACGGATTGCGGCCCGCGCAAACGCCAAAGGTGGCGCTGACGGCCGGTTTCGCGTGGGAGAACCGGGGCCGCGCCTTGTCGTTCGTTGTTCGGCACGTTGGCTCGCAGTTCGAGGACGACCTCAACGAGGACAAGCTGAAGCCTGCGACCACGCTCGACGCGTTCGCCGCATGGCCCATCACGCGACAACTTCAACTGGTCGCTCGCGGGGAAAATCTTTTCAACGAACTCATCGAGGCGGGCATCGGCGGCGACGGTTCGATCGAGCGCGCCACGCCGCGAACGCTGTGGGTTGGCCTGCGCTTCAACTCGGGCCGGTAA
- a CDS encoding c-type cytochrome: MPRLSIKRSLIVFGLLLLAVIAAGIAYDWIDDRRDISVHAAAITGGNPDRGHALFIEYGCGSCHGLKHVRKATGTVGPPLDGIAIRAIVAGKLNNSPENLERWIRDPQAVTPGTAMPDLNVGARDARDITAFLYTRAE; the protein is encoded by the coding sequence ATGCCCCGGCTGTCCATTAAACGCAGCCTCATTGTCTTTGGGCTGCTGCTGCTTGCCGTCATCGCTGCGGGTATCGCCTACGACTGGATCGACGATCGCCGCGACATCAGCGTGCACGCCGCGGCGATCACGGGCGGCAATCCGGATCGCGGACATGCGCTTTTCATCGAATATGGCTGTGGCAGCTGTCACGGCCTGAAACACGTCCGCAAGGCCACCGGCACCGTCGGTCCGCCGCTCGACGGGATTGCCATTCGCGCCATTGTCGCGGGCAAGCTCAATAATAGTCCGGAGAACCTCGAGCGCTGGATCCGTGACCCGCAGGCCGTGACGCCGGGAACGGCCATGCCCGACCTCAACGTCGGTGCGCGCGACGCGCGAGACATTACGGCGTTCCTCTACACGCGCGCGGAGTGA